The Manis javanica isolate MJ-LG chromosome 4, MJ_LKY, whole genome shotgun sequence genome contains a region encoding:
- the FASN gene encoding fatty acid synthase isoform X1, protein MEEVVIAGMSGKLPESENLEEFWANLIGGVDMVTDDDRRWKAGLYGLPRRSGKLKDLSKFDASFFGVHPKQAHTMDPQLRLLLEVTYEAIVDGGINPASLRGTDTGVWVGVSGSEASEALSRDPETLLGYSMVGCQRAMMANRLSFCFDFKGPSIALDTACSSSLLALQNAYQAIRRGQCSAAIVGGINLLLKPNTSVQFMKLGMLSTEGSCKSFDAGGEGYCRSEAILAVLLTRKSLARRVYATILNASTNTDGYKEQGVTFPSGEAQKQLLCSMYEPVGVAPESLEYIEAHGTGTKVGDPQELNSIAQALCASRQDPLLIGSIKSNMGHPEPASGLAALAKVLLCLEHGLWAPNLHFHSPNPKIPGLQDGRLQVVDRPLPVRGGNVGINSFGFGGSNVHVILQPNSQARLAPAAHTTLPRLLRASGRTPEAVQALLEQGHQHSQDLAFVSLLNDIAATPTSSMPFRGFAVLGGRGSSQEVQQVPPGERPPLWFICSGMGTQWCRMGLSLMRLDSFHKSILRSDEIVRPLGVQVSDLLLSTDESTFDDIVHAFVSLTAIQIALIDLLTSMGLTPDGIIGHSLGEVACGYADGCLSQEEAVLSAYWRGQCIKEANILPGAMVAVGLSWEESKRRCPPGVVPACHNSKDTVTISGPEAAVLEFMEQLKQEGVFAKEVHTGGMAFHSYFMEPIAPSLLQALQKVIREPKPRSARWLSTSIPEAQWQGSLARTFSAEYNVNNLVSPVLFQEALQHVPKHAVVLEIAPHALLQAVLKRGLKSSCTIIPLMKKGHNDNLEFFLSNVGRLHLAGLNANPNGLFPPVELPVPRGTPLISPHIKWDHSQTWDVPTAEDFPNGSSCSSATVYNIDTSPESPDHYLVDHCIDGRVIFPATGYLCLVWRTLARTLNLNVEQVPVVFEDVTLYQATILPKAGTVSLEVRLLEASHTFEVSENGNVIASGKVHQWKDPNPKLFNSQDGLDPANPADPTAGFRLAQRDVYKLLRLHGYDYGPHFQGILEASLEGSTGQLLWKDNWVTFLDTMLQMSILDSEQRGLRLPTRITSIHIDPATHRQNVQALQGEAQVADVVVDRCLSCTVAGGARISWLHTSVAPRRQQEQVAPVLEKLCFTPHMEDGCLAGSSALQEELQLCRGLARVLQTKVAQQGLKMVVPGLDGAQAPCEPPQQGLPRLLAVACQVQLSGNLPLELAHERPLLHEDPLLSGLLKSPALKACVDTVLENTAGLRMRVVEVLAGDGRLYSHIPELLNTQPLLQLDYTATDRHPEVLGAAQDKLQQHHVALGQWDPMGPAPGGLGAADLVVCNCAATTFGDPATVLGHMAAALKEGGFLLLHTLLGGHTLGETVAFLTCPEPQRGGRSLLSQDEWESLFAGASLHLVALKKSFYGSALFLCRRPALQDCPIFLPVEDASFQWVDSLKGILADGTSQPVWLTALGCATSGVVGMVNCLRKEPGGHRIRCILVSNLSGTSPIPRMDLGSPELQQVLRGDLVMNVHRDGAWGAFRHFLLEQGLPEEQTEHAFVNILTRGDLSSIRWVCSPLCHAPPASPGVQLCTIYYASLNFRDVMLATGKLSVDAIPGKWSAEDCMLGMEFSGRDASGKRVMGLVPAQGLATSVLLSQDFLWDVPSSWTLEEAASVPVVYTTAYYSLVVRGRLQRRETVLIHSGSGGVGQAAIAIALSLGCRVFTTVGSAEKKAYLQARFPQLSETSFANSRDTSFEQHVLRHTAGKGVDLVLNSLAEEKLQASLRCLAQHGRFLEIGKYDLSNNHLLGMAVFLKNVTFHGILLDMLFNEASTSWREVAALLQGGIQDGVVQPLQCTVFPKACVEDAFRYMAQGKHVGKVVIQVREEEQLALLQGPEPTLVTAMAKTFCPAHKSYIVAGGLGGFGLELAQWLVLRGAQKLVLTSRSGIRTGYQAKQVREWRRQGVRVLVSTSNASSLEGARALITEATQLGPVGGVFNLAMVLRDAMLENQTPDSFQDVSKPKYSGTLNLDRVTRESCPELDYFVAFSSVSCGRGNAGQTNYGFANSTMERICEKRRHDGLPGLAVQWGAIGDVGVLLETMGTNDIVVGGTLPQRIASCLEVLDIFLHQPYPVLSSFVLARKKAIAHSDSRGPRDLVKSVAHILGIRNLATVSMDSSLVDLGLDSLMGVEVRHMLEREFDLTLSTRDIRQLTLQRLQELSSKASPELTASVPREESPTQHQAQLNLRSLLVNPEGPTLTRLNSVQSSERPLFLVHPIEGSTTVFHSLAARLSIPTYGLQCTQAAPLDSIQSLAAYYIGCIRQVQPEGPYRIAGYSYGACVAFEMCSQLQAQQSPAPTHNSLFLFDGSHTYVLAYTQSYRAKMTPGCEAEAETEAICFFVQQFTDMEHSRVLEALLPLKGLEERVAAAVDLISHSHAGLDRGELSFAARSFYHKLRAAEQYQPQATYHGNVTLLRAKTGSSYGEDLGADYNLSQVCDGKVSVHVIEGDHHSLLEGLGLEAILSIIHGSLAEPRVSVREG, encoded by the exons ATGGAGGAGGTGGTGATTGCCGGCATGTCTGGGAAGCTCCCCGAGTCAGAGAATTTGGAGGAGTTCTGGGCCAACCTCATCGGCGGCGTGGACATGGTGACAGATGACGACAGGCGATGGAAGGCTG GGCTCTACGGCCTGCCCAGGCGGTCTGGCAAGCTTAAGGACCTGTCTAAGTTCGATGCCTCTTTCTTCGGGGTCCACCCAAAGCAAGCGCACACGATGGACCCTCAGCTGCGCTTGCTGCTGGAGGTCACCTACGAGGCCATCGTGGATGGAG GCATCAACCCAGCCTCGCTCCGAGGGACGGACACTGGCGTCTGGGTGGGCGTGAGTGGCTCCGAGGCCTCAGAGGCTCTGAGCCGAGACCCCGAGACGCTTCTGGGCTACAGCATGGTGGGCTGCCAGCGTGCCATGATGGCCAACCGCCTTTCCTTCTGCTTTGACTTCAAAG GGCCCAGCATAGCTCTGGACACAGCATGCTCCTCCAGCCTGCTGGCTCTGCAGAACGCCTACCAGGCCATCCGCAGGGGGCAGTGCTCCGCGGCCATCGTGGGCGGCATCAACCTGCTGCTGAAACCCAACACCTCCGTGCAGTTCATGAAGCTGGGCATGCTCAGCACCGAGGGCTCCTGCAAATCCTTCGACGCAGGCG gggaAGGCTACTGCCGCTCGGAGGCCATACTGGCTGTGCTGCTGACCAGGAAGTCCCTGGCCCGGCGGGTGTACGCCACCATCCTGAATGCCAGCACCAACACAGATGGCTACAAGGAGCAAG GCGTGACCTTCCCCTCCGGGGAGGCCCAGAAGCAGCTGTTGTGCTCCATGTATGAGCCGGTCGGGGTGGCGCCCGAGTCCCTCGAGTACATTGAAGCCCACGGCACAGGCACCAAG GTGGGTGACCCCCAGGAGCTGAACAGCATCGCCCAAGCCTTGTGTGCCAGCCGCCAAGACCCACTGCTCATCGGCTCCATCAAGTCAAACATGGGGCACCCAGAGCCCGCCTCCGGGCTCGCAGCCCTGGCCAAG GTGCTGCTGTGCTTGGAGCACGGGCTCTGGGCCCCCAACCTGCACTTCCACAGCCCCAACCCCaagatcccagggctgcaggatgGGCGGCTACAGGTGGTAGACCGGCCCCTGCCCGTCCGAGGGGGCAACGTGGGCATCAACTCCTTCGGCTTTGGTGGCTCCAATGTGCATGTCATCCTGCAACCCAACTCGCAAGCACGCCTGGCACCCGCTGCACACACCACCCTGCCGCGCCTGCTGCGGGCCAGCGGGCGCACCCCTGAGGCTGTGCAGGCGCTCCTGGAGCAGGGCCACCAGCATAGCCAGGACCTGGCCTTTGTGAGCTTGCTCAACGACATTGCGGCCACACCCACCTCCTCCATGCCCTTCCGGGGCTTTGCTGTgcttgggggcaggggcagcagccaggaggtgcaGCAGGTGCCCCCCGGTGAGCGCCCACCGCTCTGGTTCATCTGCTCCG GGATGGGGACACAGTGGTGCAGGATGGGGCTCAGCCTCATGCGCCTAGACAGCTTCCACAAGTCCATTCTGCGGTCTGACGAGATCGTGAGGCCCTTGGGGGTGCAGGTGTCAGACCTGCTACTGAGCACGGATGAGTCCACCTTCGATGACATCgtccatgcgtttgtgagcctCACAGCCATCCAG ATCGCACTCATAGACCTGCTGACCTCCATGGGCCTGACGCCCGACGGCATCATTGGGCACTCCCTGGGCGAGGTGGCTTGTGGCTACGCCGACGGCTGCCTCTCTCAAGAGGAGGCCGTCCTCTCAGCCTATTGGCGGGGCCAGTGCATCAAGGAGGCCAACATCCTGCCTGGGGCCATGGTGGCTGTAG GCTTGTCCTGGGAGGAGAGCAAACGGCGCTGCCCACCGGGAGTCGTTCCTGCCTGCCACAACTCCAAGGACACAGTGACCATCTCGGGGCCTGAG GCTGCCGTGCTGGAGTTCATGGAGCAGCTCAAGCAGGAGGGCGTGTTTGCCAAGGAGGTGCACACAGGAGGGATGGCCTTCCACTCCTACTTCATGGAGCCCATCGCCCCCTCTCTGCTGCAGGCCTTGCAGAAG GTGATTCGGGAGCCAAAACCCCGCTCTGCGCGCTGGCTCAGCACCTCCATCCCCGAGGCCCAGTGGCAGGGCAGCCTGGCCCGCACCTTCTCGGCCGAGTACAACGTCAACAACCTGGTGAGCCCCGTGCTCTTCCAGGAGGCTCTGCAGCACGTGCCCAAGCATGCCGTGGTGCTGGAGATCGCCCCACACGCCCTGCTGCAG GCTGTCCTAAAGAGAGGCCTCAAGTCCAGCTGCACCATCATCCCCCTGATGAAGAAGGGCCACAATGACAACCTGGAGTTCTTCCTCAGCAATGTGGGCAGGCTCCACCTGGCAGG cctcaacGCCAACCCCAATGGCCTGTTCCCGCCCGTGGAGCTCCCTGTTCCCCGAGGAACCCCGCTCATCTCCCCCCACATCAAGTGGGACCACAGCCAGACCTGGGACGTGCCCACTGCCGAGGACTTCCCCAACGGCTCCAGCTGTTCCTCTGCCACCGTCTATAACATCG ACACCAGCCCTGAGTCGCCGGACCACTACCTGGTGGACCACTGCATCGACGGCCGAGTCATCTTCCCCGCCACTGGCTACCTGTGCCTGGTCTGGAGGACCCTGGCACGCACCCTGAACTTAAACGTGGAGCAAGTGCCTGTGGTTTTCGAGGACGTGACACTGTACCAGGCCACCATCCTGCCCAAGGCGG GGACCGTGTCCCTGGAGGTGCGGCTCCTGGAGGCTTCCCACACCTTCGAGGTATCTGAGAACGGCAACGTGATCGCCAGCG GGAAGGTACACCAGTGGAAGGACCCCAACCCCAAGCTCTTCAATAGCCAGGATGGCCTGGACCCTGCGAACCCTGCAGACCCAACAGCGGGGTTCCGCCTAGCCCAGAGGGACGTGTACAAGTTGCTCCGACTGCATGGCTACGACTATGGCCCTCACTTCCAGGGCATCCTTGAGGCCAGCCTTGAAG GCAGCACAGGCCAGCTGCTGTGGAAGGACAACTGGGTGACCTTCCTGGACACCATGCTGCAGATGTCCATCCTGGACTCCGAGCAGCGTGGTCTGCGCCTGCCCACCCGCATCACCTCCATCCACATCGACCCCGCCACCCACCGGCAGAACGTGCAGGCGCTGCAGGGCGAGGCCCAAG TAGCCGACGTGGTGGTGGACCGCTGTCTGAGCTGCACAGTGGCCGGCGGCGCCCGCATCTCATGGCTCCACACCTCGGTGGCCCCGCGGAGGCAGCAGGAACAGGTCGCCCCTGTCCTCGAGAAGCTCTGCTTCACGCCGCACATGGAGGACGGGTGCCTGGCCGGGAGCTCAGCCCTACAGGAGGAGCTGCAGCTATGCAGGG GGCTGGCACGAGTACTGCAGACCAAGGTGGCCCAGCAGGGGCTGAAGATGGTGGTGCCCGGGCTGGATGGGGCCCAGGCCCCCTGTGAGCCCCCGCAGCAGGGCCTGCCTCGGCTGCTGGCAGTTGCCTGCCAGGTGCAGCTCAGTGGGAACCTGCCGCTGGAGCTGGCCCACGAGAGGCCCCTTCTACATGAAGACCCCCTGCTCAGTGGTCTTCTCAAGTCCCCAGCGCTCAAGGCCTGTGTGGACACTGTCCTGGAGAATACGGCCGGCCTGAGGATGAGGGTGGTGGAG GTGCTGGCCGGCGACGGCCGCCTGTACTCGCACATCCCGGAGCTACTCAACACCCAGCCCTTGCTGCAGCTGGACTACACGGCCACTGACCGCCACCCTGAGGTCCTGGGGGCTGCCCAGGACAAGCTGCAGCAGCATCACGTGGCCCTGGGCCAGTGGGACCCCATGGGCCCTGCCCCAGGCGGCCTGGGCGCAGCTGACCTGGTTGTGTGCAACTGTGCCGCCACCACCTTTGGGGACCCAGCCACAGTCCTCGGCCACATGGCAGCTGCCCTCAAGGAGGGTGGCTTCCTGCTGCTTCACACTCTGCTCGGAGGACATACCCTCGGGGAGACGGTCGCCTTCCTCACCTGCCCCGAGCCACAGCGGGGCGGGCGGAGCctcctgagccag GACGAGTGGGAGAGCCTGTTTGCCGGGGCGTCACTGCACCTGGTGGCCCTGAAGAAGTCTTTCTACGGGTCTGCTCTCTTCCTGTGCCGCCGGCCAGCCCTGCAGGACTGCCCCATCTTCCTGCCCGTGGAGGACGCCAGCTTCCAATGGGTAGACTCGCTGAAG GGCATCCTGGCCGACGGCACCTCCCAGCCGGTGTGGCTCACAGCCCTGGGCTGTGCCACCTCCGGGGTCGTGGGCATGGTGAACTGTCTCCGGAAGGAGCCTGGTGGGCACCGGATTCG GTGTATCCTGGTGTCCAACCTCAGCGGCACATCCCCAATCCCTCGGATGGACCTGGGCTCCCCAGAGCTGCAGCAGGTGCTGCGTGGGGACCTCGTGATGAACGTGCACCGGGACGGGGCCTGGGGGGCCTTCCGCCACTTTCTGCTGGAGCAGG GCCTGCCGGAGGAGCAAACGGAGCACGCCTTCGTGAACATCCTCACCAGGGGGGACCTCTCCTCCATCCGCTGGGTCTGCTCCCCTCTGTGCCACGCCCCACCTGCCAGCCCTGGCGTCCAACTCTGCACCATCTACTATGCCTCCCTCAACTTCCGAGACGTGATGCTGGCCACGGGCAAGCTGTCTGTCGACGCCATCCCAG GCAAGTGGTCTGCTGAGGACTGCATGCTGGGCATGGAGTTCTCCGGCCGAGATGCCAGCGGCAAGCGCGTGATGGGGCTGGTGCCCGCCCAGGGTCTGGCCACATCCGTATTGCTGTCTCAGGACTTCCTGTGGGACGTTCCCTCCAGCTG GACCCTGGAGGAGGCGGCCTCCGTGCCCGTCGTCTACACCACTGCCTACTACTCGCTGGTGGTGCGCGGACGCCTGCAGCGCAGGGAGACGGTGCTCATCCACTCGGGCTCCGGCGGCGTGGGCCAGGCCGCCATCGCCATCGCCCTCAGCCTGGGCTGCCGTGTCTTCACCACCGTGG GGTCAGCTGAGAAGAAGGCATACCTCCAGGCCCGGTTCCCCCAGCTCAGCGAGACAAGCTTTGCCAACTCCCGGGACACGTCCTTCGAGCAGCATGTGCTGCGGCACACAGCGGGGAAGG GTGTTGACCTGGTCCTGAACTCCCTGGCCGAAGAGAAGCTGCAGGCCAGCTTGCGGTGCCTGGCCCAGCATGGCCGATTCCTGGAAATCGGCAAATACGACCTTTCCAACAACCACCTGCTGG GCATGGCTGTCTTCCTGAAGAACGTGACCTTCCACGGGATCCTGCTGGACATGCTCTTCAACGAGGCGTCCACCAGCTGGCGGGAGGTGGCGGCACTCCTGCAGGGCGGCATCCAGGACGGCGTGGTGCAGCCCCTCCAGTGCACCGTGTTCCCCAAGGCCTGCGTGGAGGATGCCTTCCGTTACATGGCCCAGGGGAAGCACGTCGGCAAAGTGGTCATCCAG GTGCGTGAGGAAGAGCAGCTGGCACTGCTGCAGGGGCCCGAACCCACCCTAGTAACAGCCATGGCCAAGACCTTCTGCCCAGCCCACAAGAGCTACATCgtggctgggggcctggggggcTTTGGCCTCGAGCTGGCCCAGTGGCTTGTGCTGCGGGGAGCCCAGAAGCTCGTGCTGACCTCCCGCTCTGGGATCCGCACAG GCTACCAGGCCAAGCAGGTACGGGAGTGGAGGCGCCAGGGTGTGCGGGTCCTGGTGTCCACCAGCAACGCCAGCTCGCTGGAAGGGGCCCGGGCGCTCATCACCGAGGCCACTCAGCTCGGGCCCGTCGGAGGTGTCTTCAACCTGGCCATG GTGCTGAGAGATGCAATGCTGGAGAACCAGACCCCGGATTCCTTCCAGGACGTCAGCAAGCCAAAGTACAGCGGCACGCTGAACCTGGACAG GGTGACCCGGGAGTCGTGCCCTGAGCTGGACTACTTCGTGGCCTTCTCCTCGGTGAGCTGCGGGCGCGGCAACGCCGGCCAGACCAACTACGGCTTCGCCAACTCCACCATGGAGCGCATATGCGAGAAGCGCCGGCACGATGGCCTCCCAG GCCTCGCCGTGCAGTGGGGTGCCATTGGTGACGTGGGCGTCCTCCTGGAAACGATGGGCACCAATGACATTGTCGTCGGCGGGACGCTGCCCCAGCGTATCGCCTCCTGCCTGGAGGTGCTCGACATCTTCCTGCACCAGCCCTACCCTGTCCTGAGCAGCTTCGTGCTGGCCAGGAAGAAGGCCATAGCCCACAGTGACAGCCGTGGCCCGCGGGACCTCGTGAAGTCCGTGGCCCATATCCTCG GCATCCGCAACTTGGCCACGGTCAGCATGGACAGCTCGCTGGTGGACCTGGGCCTGGACTCGCTCATGGGTGTGGAGGTTCGCCACATGCTGGAGCGCGAGTTCGACCTGACTCTGTCCACGCGGGACATCCGGCAGCTCACGCTCCAGAGGCTCCAAGAACTGTCCTCCAAGGCCAGCCCGG AGCTGACGGCCTCCGTGCCCAGGGAGGAGAGCCCCACCCAGCACCAGGCCCAGCTGAACCTGCGCTCTCTGCTGGTGAACCCCGAGGGCCCGACCTTGACTCGGCTCAACTCGGTGCAGAGCTCCGAGCGGCCCCTGTTCCTCGTGCACCCCATCGAGGGCTCCACCACCGTCTTCCACAGCCTGGCCGCCAGGCTCAGCATCCCCACCTATGGCCTGCAGTGCACGCAGG CCGCCCCCCTGGACAGTATCCAGAGCCTGGCCGCCTACTACATCGGGTGCATCAGGCAGGTGCAGCCCGAGGGCCCCTACCGCATCGCCGGCTACTCCTACGGGGCCTGTGTGGCCTTTGAGATGTGCTCACAGCTGCAGGCGCAGCAGAGCCCGGCCCCCACGCACAACAGCCTCTTCCTGTTCGACGGCTCCCACACCTATGTGCTGGCCTACACGCAG AGCTACCGCGCCAAGATGACCCCTGGCTGTGAGGCGGAGGCGGAGACCGAGGCCATCTGCTTCTTCGTGCAGCAGTTCACAGACATGGAACACAGCAGG GTGCTGGAGGCCCTGCTGCCCCTCAAGGGCCTGGAGGAGCGCGTGGCAGCCGCCGTGGACCTGATCTCTCACAGCCACGCGGGCCTGGACCGTGGTGAGCTCAGCTTTGCTGCACGGTCCTTCTACCACAAGCTGCGTGCTGCCGAGCAGTACCAGCCCCAGGCCACCTACCACGGCAACGTGACACTGCTGCGTGCCAAGACGGGCAGCTCCTACGGCGAGGACCTGGGTGCTGACTACAACCTGTCCCAGGTGTGCGACGGCAAGGTGTCCGTGCACGTCATTGAGGGGGACCACCACTCGCTGCTGGAGGGCCTAGGTCTGGAGGCCATCCTCAGCATTATCCACGGCTCCCTGGCTGAGCCTCGCGTCAGTGTGCGGGAGGGCTAG